The Dunckerocampus dactyliophorus isolate RoL2022-P2 chromosome 16, RoL_Ddac_1.1, whole genome shotgun sequence genome includes a window with the following:
- the trpc6a gene encoding short transient receptor potential channel 6a isoform X1: MNHRASPSPDSPRARSRDNLLMYDDFPEENSCPGRWLGHGGSERQLLARLSAVKRRQALRGPGHMFTAPSVSPSEVEQRFLEAAEYGNIPEVRRMLLHVPHLNVNTVNYMGQNALQLAVANEHLEVTELLLGRPDLARVGDALLLAISKGYVRITEALLAHPSFRDAHRLTASPAQVDILDDFYAYDEDGTRFSHDVTPVILAAHCQEYEIVHTLLSKGARIDPPHDYFCSCNSCNYQQQFDSFSHSRSRINAYRGLASPAYLSLSSEDPVLAALELSNELAMLANIEKEFKNDYCCLSSQCKDFVVGLLDLCRSTEEVEAILNGEADCGDSYDPPGRPSLARLKLAIKYELKKFVAHPNCQQQLLSIWYENLPGLRQQTTGIKLLVVLAVAMGLPGLALAYWIAPCSRVGRVMRSPFMKFVAHASSFTIFLGLLILNAADRFAGTTLLPNMTHHQVPGGLSTDPLLLYRMTTTPFTWMEILIISWVVGMIWAEVKEIWSLGPGEYIVEPWNFLDFGMLAIFLASFSCRFSALRHANSAQTYVHTHYTNLANVTLPPEILYFTLARVHWLPSDPQLVSEGLYAVAVVLSFSRIAYILPANESFGPLQISLGRTVKDIFKFMVIFLLVFLAFMIGMFNLYSYYLGVKQNDAFTTLEESFKTLFWAIFGLSEVRSVVINNRHKFIENIGYVLYGVYNVTMVIVLLNMLIAMINSSFQEIEDDADVEWKFARAKLWFSYFEEGRTLPVPFNLVPSPKSMLGLSKGIKSLALHYVRRQREDKDETQLDKIGERKSSTYSSSTHPSRYQKIMKRLIKRYIIKARADRESDEITEGELKEIKQDISSLRYELLEEKSQNMETLDELLKRLGDITTPS, from the exons ATGAACCACAGGGCGTCTCCGAGCCCGGACAGCCCGCGGGCCAGGAGCCGGGACAACCTGCTGATGTACGATGACTTCCCAGAGGAGAACAGTTGCCCTGGACGATGGCTCGG CCACGGCGGCTCTGAGAGACAACTGCTGGCTCGCCTCAGCGCCGTGAAGCGACGCCAGGCCCTGCGAGGCCCCGGCCACATGTTCACCGCCCCGTCCGTCAGCCCCTCGGAGGTTGAGCAGCGCTTCCTGGAGGCAGCTGAGTATGGCAACATACCCGAGGTGCGCCGCATGCTGCTGCACGTGCCGCACCTGAACGTCAACACGGTGAACTACATGGGACAGAACGCGCTGCAGTTGGCCGTGGCCAACGAGCACCTGGAGGTCACTGAGCTGCTGCTGGGGAGGCCAGACTTGGCCAGAGTGGGCGATGCCCTGCTGCTGGCCATCA GTAAAGGCTACGTTCGCATTACAGAAGCCCTGCTAGCCCACCCATCATTTCGAGATGCCCATCGTCTTACAGCGAGTCCTGCTCAAGTGGACATACTAGACGACTTCTACGCTTACGACGAGGACGGGACGAG GTTCTCCCACGATGTCACTCCGGTGATCCTGGCGGCACACTGCCAGGAGTACGAGATCGTCCACACCTTGCTGAGTAAAGGGGCTCGCATCGACCCTCCCCACGACTACTTCTGCAGCTGCAACTCCTGCAACTACCAGCAACAGTTTGACTCCTTCAGCCACTCACGCTCTCGCATCAACGCCTACCGGGGACTGGCCAGTCCGGCGTACCTCTCCCTGTCCAGTGAGGACCCAGTGCTGGCTGCCCTGGAGCTCAGCAACGAACTGGCCATGCTGGCCAACATCGAGAAGGAGTTCaag AACGACTATTGCTGTCTGTCAAGCCAGTGTAAGGACTTTGTGGTGGGCCTCCTGGACCTGTGTCGCAGCACGGAAGAGGTGGAGGCCATACTGAATGGAGAAGCCGACTGCGGCGACAGCTACGATCCGCCAGGTCGCCCTTCCCTCGCACGCCTCAAGTTAGCCATCAAGTATGAACTGAAGAAG TTTGTGGCCCATCCCAACTGCCAGCAGCAGCTGCTGAGTATCTGGTATGAGAACCTACCTGGTTTGAGGCAACAAACCACCGGCATCAAACTTCTGGTGGTCTTGGCGGTAGCTATGGGGCTACCAGGGTTGGCTTTGGCTTACTGGATTGCTCCGTGCAGCAGA GTGGGTCGAGTGATGCGAAGCCCCTTCATGAAGTTTGTGGCCCACGCCTCGTCTTTCACAATCTTCCTGGGTCTGCTGATCTTGAATGCCGCAGACCGCTTTGCAGGAACCACTTTACTGCCCAACATGACCCACCATCAGGTTCCAGGAGGACTCAGCACAGACCCACTGCTGCTCTACCGAATGACTACAACCCCCTTCACCTGGATGGAAATCCTCATTATCTCGTGGGTCGTGG GTATGATCTGGGCGGAAGTGAAGGAGATCTGGAGTCTTGGACCAGGGGAATACATTGTGGAGCCGTGGAACTTTCTGGACTTTGGAATGCTGGCCATCTTCCTGGCGTCCTTCAGCTGCCGCTTCTCTGCCCTGAGACACGCAAACTCTGCTCAGACTTATGTACACACTCACTACACAAACCTGGCAAATGTCACGCTGCCCCCGGAGATACTCTACTTTACACTGG CCCGCGTCCACTGGCTGCCGTCGGACCCCCAGCTGGTCTCTGAGGGTTTGTACGCTGTGGCGGTGGTGCTGAGCTTCTCTCGCATCGCTTACATCCTCCCGGCCAATGAGAGCTTTGGTCCGCTGCAGATCTCCTTGGGGAGGACAGTGAAGGACATCTTCAAGTTCATGGTCATCTTCCTGCTGGTCTTCTTGGCCTTCATGATCGGCATGTTCAACCTGTACTCCTACTACCTGGGCGTCAAGCAGAACGATGCCTTCACCAC GCTGGAGGAGAGCTTCAAGACTTTGTTCTGGGCCATATTTGGGCTATCCGAAGTCAGGTCTGTGGTCATAAACAACAGACACAAGTTCATCGAGAACATCGGCTATGTGCTGTATGGCGTTTACAACGTTACCATGGTTATCGTGCTGCTCAACATGCTGATCGCCATGATCAACAGCTCCTTCCAGGAGATTGAG GACGATGCTGATGTTGAGTGGAAGTTTGCTCGGGCTAAACTCTGGTTTTCCTACTTTGAGGAGGGTAGAACGCTACCGGTGCCCTTCAACCTGGTCCCCAGCCCAAAGTCCATGCTGGGTCTGTCCAAAGGTATCAAGTCTCTGGCCCTGCACTATGTGAGGAGACAAAGGGAAGACAAAGATGAGACACAGCTTGACAAG attggagaaagaaaaagttcaacatACAGCAGCTCCACTCACCCTTCCAGATATCAG AAGATCATGAAGCGTCTGATCAAGCGTTATATCATCAAAGCTCGAGCAGACAGAGAGAGTGACGAGATCACAGAAG GTGAGTTGAAGGAAATCAAGCAGGACATCTCTAGCCTGCGCTACGAGCTGCTGGAAGAGAAGTCTCAGAACATGGAGACCCTGGATGAACTGCTGAAAAGACTTGGCGACATCACCACCCCCTCTTGA
- the trpc6a gene encoding short transient receptor potential channel 6a isoform X2 has product MTSQRRTVALDDGSGKGYVRITEALLAHPSFRDAHRLTASPAQVDILDDFYAYDEDGTRFSHDVTPVILAAHCQEYEIVHTLLSKGARIDPPHDYFCSCNSCNYQQQFDSFSHSRSRINAYRGLASPAYLSLSSEDPVLAALELSNELAMLANIEKEFKNDYCCLSSQCKDFVVGLLDLCRSTEEVEAILNGEADCGDSYDPPGRPSLARLKLAIKYELKKFVAHPNCQQQLLSIWYENLPGLRQQTTGIKLLVVLAVAMGLPGLALAYWIAPCSRVGRVMRSPFMKFVAHASSFTIFLGLLILNAADRFAGTTLLPNMTHHQVPGGLSTDPLLLYRMTTTPFTWMEILIISWVVGMIWAEVKEIWSLGPGEYIVEPWNFLDFGMLAIFLASFSCRFSALRHANSAQTYVHTHYTNLANVTLPPEILYFTLARVHWLPSDPQLVSEGLYAVAVVLSFSRIAYILPANESFGPLQISLGRTVKDIFKFMVIFLLVFLAFMIGMFNLYSYYLGVKQNDAFTTLEESFKTLFWAIFGLSEVRSVVINNRHKFIENIGYVLYGVYNVTMVIVLLNMLIAMINSSFQEIEDDADVEWKFARAKLWFSYFEEGRTLPVPFNLVPSPKSMLGLSKGIKSLALHYVRRQREDKDETQLDKIGERKSSTYSSSTHPSRYQKIMKRLIKRYIIKARADRESDEITEGELKEIKQDISSLRYELLEEKSQNMETLDELLKRLGDITTPS; this is encoded by the exons ATGACTTCCCAGAGGAGAACAGTTGCCCTGGACGATGGCTCGG GTAAAGGCTACGTTCGCATTACAGAAGCCCTGCTAGCCCACCCATCATTTCGAGATGCCCATCGTCTTACAGCGAGTCCTGCTCAAGTGGACATACTAGACGACTTCTACGCTTACGACGAGGACGGGACGAG GTTCTCCCACGATGTCACTCCGGTGATCCTGGCGGCACACTGCCAGGAGTACGAGATCGTCCACACCTTGCTGAGTAAAGGGGCTCGCATCGACCCTCCCCACGACTACTTCTGCAGCTGCAACTCCTGCAACTACCAGCAACAGTTTGACTCCTTCAGCCACTCACGCTCTCGCATCAACGCCTACCGGGGACTGGCCAGTCCGGCGTACCTCTCCCTGTCCAGTGAGGACCCAGTGCTGGCTGCCCTGGAGCTCAGCAACGAACTGGCCATGCTGGCCAACATCGAGAAGGAGTTCaag AACGACTATTGCTGTCTGTCAAGCCAGTGTAAGGACTTTGTGGTGGGCCTCCTGGACCTGTGTCGCAGCACGGAAGAGGTGGAGGCCATACTGAATGGAGAAGCCGACTGCGGCGACAGCTACGATCCGCCAGGTCGCCCTTCCCTCGCACGCCTCAAGTTAGCCATCAAGTATGAACTGAAGAAG TTTGTGGCCCATCCCAACTGCCAGCAGCAGCTGCTGAGTATCTGGTATGAGAACCTACCTGGTTTGAGGCAACAAACCACCGGCATCAAACTTCTGGTGGTCTTGGCGGTAGCTATGGGGCTACCAGGGTTGGCTTTGGCTTACTGGATTGCTCCGTGCAGCAGA GTGGGTCGAGTGATGCGAAGCCCCTTCATGAAGTTTGTGGCCCACGCCTCGTCTTTCACAATCTTCCTGGGTCTGCTGATCTTGAATGCCGCAGACCGCTTTGCAGGAACCACTTTACTGCCCAACATGACCCACCATCAGGTTCCAGGAGGACTCAGCACAGACCCACTGCTGCTCTACCGAATGACTACAACCCCCTTCACCTGGATGGAAATCCTCATTATCTCGTGGGTCGTGG GTATGATCTGGGCGGAAGTGAAGGAGATCTGGAGTCTTGGACCAGGGGAATACATTGTGGAGCCGTGGAACTTTCTGGACTTTGGAATGCTGGCCATCTTCCTGGCGTCCTTCAGCTGCCGCTTCTCTGCCCTGAGACACGCAAACTCTGCTCAGACTTATGTACACACTCACTACACAAACCTGGCAAATGTCACGCTGCCCCCGGAGATACTCTACTTTACACTGG CCCGCGTCCACTGGCTGCCGTCGGACCCCCAGCTGGTCTCTGAGGGTTTGTACGCTGTGGCGGTGGTGCTGAGCTTCTCTCGCATCGCTTACATCCTCCCGGCCAATGAGAGCTTTGGTCCGCTGCAGATCTCCTTGGGGAGGACAGTGAAGGACATCTTCAAGTTCATGGTCATCTTCCTGCTGGTCTTCTTGGCCTTCATGATCGGCATGTTCAACCTGTACTCCTACTACCTGGGCGTCAAGCAGAACGATGCCTTCACCAC GCTGGAGGAGAGCTTCAAGACTTTGTTCTGGGCCATATTTGGGCTATCCGAAGTCAGGTCTGTGGTCATAAACAACAGACACAAGTTCATCGAGAACATCGGCTATGTGCTGTATGGCGTTTACAACGTTACCATGGTTATCGTGCTGCTCAACATGCTGATCGCCATGATCAACAGCTCCTTCCAGGAGATTGAG GACGATGCTGATGTTGAGTGGAAGTTTGCTCGGGCTAAACTCTGGTTTTCCTACTTTGAGGAGGGTAGAACGCTACCGGTGCCCTTCAACCTGGTCCCCAGCCCAAAGTCCATGCTGGGTCTGTCCAAAGGTATCAAGTCTCTGGCCCTGCACTATGTGAGGAGACAAAGGGAAGACAAAGATGAGACACAGCTTGACAAG attggagaaagaaaaagttcaacatACAGCAGCTCCACTCACCCTTCCAGATATCAG AAGATCATGAAGCGTCTGATCAAGCGTTATATCATCAAAGCTCGAGCAGACAGAGAGAGTGACGAGATCACAGAAG GTGAGTTGAAGGAAATCAAGCAGGACATCTCTAGCCTGCGCTACGAGCTGCTGGAAGAGAAGTCTCAGAACATGGAGACCCTGGATGAACTGCTGAAAAGACTTGGCGACATCACCACCCCCTCTTGA